The Myxococcaceae bacterium JPH2 genome has a window encoding:
- a CDS encoding virulence factor family protein has translation MLAAARKANDGGVTSGSDAGAKGLDAGTPDGGARGLGETLQVGGRFGRVTVVRPSEGAPRTVALLLVDGSPEQGRGAELASALAARGALVLGVDANAYVRTVEKSRRCAYPAGDLEVLSQGYQQHAALPEYLHPIVVGEGPGAAVAYAALAQAPPGTFRGAVSIDFASDLETSAAFCSGSGLVHTRPGGGSREHFEPARGLAEPWVVLVAQKDAAHPVQVLQDYTRDMKGAQVMIVPGTTSLHRAPVESWKPALGTAYDAVAAPLESERLPPPATPLGGADAGLVPDASTVSVRAPSPESVSDLPLIEVPAVKPGGDTLALLVTGDGGWANLDKEVARALSEQGIPVVGWNSLRYFWKRRTPGETATDVARAARYYLSAWGKQRVLLLGYSRGADVVPAIAAGFPPDLRTQVRMLALIAPAREAEFEVHVTDIFGGKGNPSHAVLPDLQSLGSLPVLCLYSAEEADESVCPQLLGRTNVHIEALKGGHHFDGDYANLARIITEALAAWAR, from the coding sequence ATGCTGGCCGCGGCGCGGAAGGCCAATGACGGAGGCGTGACCAGCGGCAGCGATGCGGGCGCGAAGGGGTTGGACGCGGGGACTCCGGATGGAGGCGCGCGCGGTCTGGGCGAGACACTTCAAGTGGGGGGGCGCTTCGGACGCGTGACGGTCGTCCGTCCCTCGGAGGGCGCACCGCGCACGGTGGCGCTGCTGCTCGTGGATGGCTCACCCGAGCAGGGACGTGGCGCGGAGCTCGCGAGCGCGCTGGCCGCGAGGGGCGCGCTCGTGCTCGGCGTGGACGCGAATGCGTACGTGCGCACGGTGGAGAAGAGCAGACGCTGTGCATATCCCGCAGGAGACCTGGAGGTGCTGAGCCAGGGCTATCAACAGCACGCGGCCCTGCCCGAATACCTCCACCCCATCGTGGTGGGCGAGGGCCCCGGCGCGGCCGTCGCCTACGCGGCGCTGGCGCAGGCTCCTCCGGGGACCTTTCGCGGCGCGGTGAGCATCGACTTCGCGTCGGACCTGGAGACGTCGGCGGCCTTCTGCTCGGGCTCGGGGTTGGTGCACACGCGCCCCGGTGGCGGCTCACGTGAGCACTTCGAGCCCGCGCGGGGCCTCGCCGAGCCATGGGTGGTGCTGGTCGCCCAGAAGGATGCAGCTCACCCCGTCCAAGTCCTCCAGGACTACACCCGAGACATGAAGGGCGCGCAGGTGATGATCGTCCCGGGCACGACGAGCCTGCACCGTGCGCCCGTCGAGTCTTGGAAGCCGGCGCTGGGAACTGCCTACGACGCTGTCGCCGCGCCGCTGGAGTCCGAGCGCCTGCCGCCGCCCGCGACGCCGCTGGGTGGCGCGGACGCGGGGCTCGTGCCCGATGCGTCCACCGTGTCGGTGCGCGCTCCCTCGCCGGAGTCCGTGAGTGACTTGCCATTGATTGAGGTCCCCGCGGTGAAGCCGGGCGGCGACACGCTGGCGCTGCTCGTCACGGGCGACGGTGGCTGGGCGAACCTGGACAAGGAAGTGGCGCGCGCGCTGTCCGAGCAGGGCATCCCCGTGGTGGGGTGGAACTCGCTGCGCTATTTCTGGAAGCGCCGCACGCCCGGGGAGACCGCGACCGATGTCGCGCGAGCGGCACGCTATTACCTGTCCGCGTGGGGCAAGCAGCGGGTGCTCCTGTTGGGATACTCGCGCGGCGCGGACGTGGTGCCGGCCATCGCCGCGGGCTTCCCTCCGGACCTGCGCACGCAGGTGCGGATGCTGGCGCTCATCGCGCCCGCGCGCGAAGCCGAGTTCGAGGTGCACGTCACGGACATCTTCGGCGGGAAGGGCAATCCCTCGCACGCGGTGCTGCCGGATCTCCAATCGCTGGGGAGCCTTCCCGTGCTGTGCCTCTACAGCGCCGAGGAGGCGGACGAGAGCGTGTGCCCCCAGCTGCTTGGCAGGACGAACGTGCACATCGAGGCGCTCAAGGGCGGGCACCACTTCGACGGGGACTACGCGAACCTAGCGCGCATCATCACCGAGGCACTGGCCGCCTGGGCACGCTAA
- the mprF gene encoding bifunctional lysylphosphatidylglycerol flippase/synthetase MprF translates to MHRVKRVLTALLPIVLLCVAGFVLRRELSHYHRGDVVAGLEAIPGWRIGLALAVTVLNYFALTLYDVLALGHVGRKLPYPRVGFTSFVGYAFGHNIGVSLLSGGSVRFRLYSAWGLSALDVAQVAAFNALTFWVGLSAVLGTSLLLEGGGGVVALSPGLARGLGVALWALLVGYVVTCARVRQPLRIRGLELSLPTPTRALAQLAVSCADWVLAAAVLWVLLPGDAGMSLPALTALFALAQLAGIASQVPAGLGVFESVMLTALSPRVPTPLLVGTLLIYRVVYYLLPFMLAALMLAGNELARRGHHLKRLAKLVHTSFAPVVPWVASTGAFIAGAVLLFSGATPTESERLSVLRHLVPLPLLEVSHLLGSVVGVWLLLLARGLQRRLDGAYVMTEVLLVAGAVFSVVKGVDYEEATLLLLLAGALAPFHRQFYRHTSLLGEAFSPGWLLATVAVVGASVWLGFFSYRHVDYSHDLWWRFTFSGDAPRFLRATVGVVSVALVFGVAMLLQPAGGRAHPPTSEELNRVRPLVMGASEAMAYLALLGDKSLLLNDANTAFLMYGVSGRSWVSMGDPVGPEGDATELAWRFRELADRHHGWTCFYQVSSTTLPRYLDLGLSLLKLGEEATVPLADFSLEGPERRTLRHGHRRMEREGYSFEVLPREQVPELIPRLRAISDAWLAEKSTREKGFSLGYFSPGYLEEGPLAVVRRDGNMVGFANMWAPSAKEELSVDLMRYEPGTSHGVMDFLFTSLMLWGRTAGYHRFNLGMAPFSGFEDRSLAPMWHRLGSLIFRHGEHFYNFQGLRQYKEKFRPEWAPRYLASPGGLALPRVLTGVASLVSRGLGGVVAR, encoded by the coding sequence ATGCACCGGGTGAAGCGAGTCCTCACTGCCCTACTTCCCATCGTCCTCCTGTGCGTGGCGGGCTTCGTGCTGCGCCGCGAGCTGTCGCACTACCACCGCGGCGACGTGGTGGCGGGACTGGAGGCCATCCCAGGCTGGCGCATCGGGTTGGCGCTGGCGGTGACGGTCCTCAACTACTTCGCGCTCACGCTCTACGACGTGCTGGCGCTGGGACATGTGGGGCGCAAGCTGCCGTACCCGCGCGTGGGCTTCACGTCCTTCGTTGGCTACGCGTTCGGCCACAACATCGGCGTGTCGCTGCTGAGCGGAGGCTCGGTGCGCTTCCGGCTGTACTCGGCCTGGGGGCTGAGCGCGCTGGACGTGGCGCAGGTGGCGGCCTTCAACGCGCTCACCTTCTGGGTGGGGCTGTCGGCGGTGCTGGGCACCTCGCTCTTGCTGGAGGGAGGCGGCGGGGTGGTGGCGCTCTCGCCGGGGTTGGCGCGAGGGCTGGGCGTGGCCCTGTGGGCGCTGCTCGTGGGCTACGTGGTGACGTGCGCGCGCGTGCGCCAGCCGCTGCGCATCCGAGGCCTCGAGCTGTCGCTGCCCACCCCCACGCGAGCCCTGGCGCAGTTGGCGGTGTCTTGCGCAGACTGGGTGCTGGCGGCTGCGGTGCTGTGGGTGCTGCTGCCGGGTGACGCCGGCATGTCGCTGCCCGCGCTCACGGCGCTCTTCGCGTTGGCGCAGTTGGCGGGCATCGCGAGCCAGGTGCCCGCGGGCCTGGGCGTGTTCGAGAGCGTGATGTTGACGGCGCTGTCGCCGCGCGTGCCCACGCCGCTCCTGGTGGGCACGCTGCTCATCTACCGCGTCGTCTACTACCTGCTGCCCTTCATGCTGGCGGCGCTGATGTTGGCGGGCAACGAGCTGGCGCGGCGCGGGCATCACCTGAAGCGACTGGCGAAGCTGGTGCACACCTCGTTCGCGCCGGTGGTCCCCTGGGTGGCGTCCACGGGGGCGTTCATCGCGGGCGCGGTGCTGTTGTTCTCCGGCGCCACGCCCACCGAGTCGGAACGCCTGTCGGTGCTGCGCCACCTGGTGCCGCTGCCGCTCCTGGAGGTCTCACACCTGTTGGGCAGCGTGGTGGGCGTGTGGCTCTTGCTGCTCGCGAGAGGGCTGCAGCGCCGGTTGGACGGCGCCTATGTGATGACCGAGGTGCTGCTCGTGGCGGGCGCGGTGTTCTCGGTGGTGAAGGGCGTGGACTACGAGGAGGCGACGCTGCTGCTCCTGCTCGCGGGCGCGCTCGCGCCGTTCCATCGGCAGTTCTACCGGCACACGTCGTTGCTCGGCGAGGCGTTCAGCCCCGGGTGGTTGCTGGCGACGGTGGCGGTGGTGGGCGCCTCGGTGTGGCTGGGGTTCTTCTCGTACCGGCACGTCGACTACAGCCATGACCTGTGGTGGCGCTTCACGTTCAGCGGAGACGCGCCGCGCTTCTTGCGCGCCACGGTGGGCGTGGTCAGCGTGGCGCTGGTGTTCGGCGTGGCCATGTTGCTCCAGCCCGCGGGCGGGCGCGCGCACCCGCCGACCTCCGAGGAGCTGAACCGCGTGCGCCCGCTGGTGATGGGCGCGTCCGAGGCCATGGCCTACCTGGCGCTGCTGGGGGACAAGTCGCTGCTGCTCAACGACGCGAACACGGCCTTCCTCATGTACGGCGTGTCGGGGCGGAGCTGGGTCTCCATGGGAGACCCCGTGGGGCCGGAGGGCGATGCCACGGAGCTGGCGTGGCGCTTCCGTGAGCTGGCCGACAGGCATCACGGCTGGACGTGTTTCTATCAAGTCAGCTCGACCACGCTGCCGCGCTACCTGGACCTGGGCCTGTCGCTGCTGAAGCTGGGCGAAGAGGCCACGGTGCCGCTCGCCGACTTCAGCCTGGAGGGCCCGGAGCGCCGAACCCTGCGGCATGGTCATCGGCGCATGGAACGGGAGGGCTATTCCTTCGAGGTGCTTCCGCGTGAGCAGGTGCCGGAGCTGATACCGCGGCTGCGCGCCATCTCGGATGCGTGGCTGGCGGAGAAGAGCACCCGCGAGAAGGGCTTCAGCCTGGGCTACTTCTCACCGGGGTACTTGGAGGAAGGGCCGCTGGCGGTGGTGCGGCGCGACGGGAACATGGTGGGCTTCGCCAACATGTGGGCGCCCTCGGCGAAGGAGGAGCTGAGCGTGGACCTGATGCGCTATGAGCCGGGGACCTCGCACGGGGTGATGGATTTCCTCTTCACCTCGTTGATGCTCTGGGGACGAACGGCGGGCTACCACCGCTTCAACCTGGGCATGGCGCCCTTCAGCGGCTTCGAGGACCGCAGCCTCGCGCCCATGTGGCACCGGCTGGGCTCGCTCATCTTTCGACACGGTGAGCACTTCTACAATTTCCAGGGGCTGCGCCAGTACAAGGAGAAGTTCCGTCCCGAGTGGGCGCCGCGCTACCTGGCCTCACCGGGAGGGCTCGCGCTGCCGCGAGTGCTCACCGGAGTCGCCTCGCTGGTGTCGCGGGGCCTGGGCGGCGTGGTGGCGAGATGA
- a CDS encoding response regulator, translating into MELLTRERGPRDDGDREPPRILVAEDQPEMRALIRRMLEREGYEVVEAEDGPDLVRAIIEGLLADVTRAPDLIITDVRMPGYSGMEVLARLRREAWTTPVILITAFGDANLHQEARRLGATCVLDKPFEMDALRAVVEAALPVPS; encoded by the coding sequence ATGGAGCTGCTCACGCGGGAGCGGGGCCCGCGGGACGACGGGGATCGCGAGCCGCCGCGCATCCTCGTGGCGGAGGACCAGCCGGAGATGCGCGCGCTCATCCGGAGGATGCTGGAGCGCGAGGGCTACGAAGTGGTGGAGGCGGAAGATGGGCCCGACCTGGTGCGGGCCATCATCGAGGGGCTGCTCGCGGACGTGACGCGCGCCCCGGACCTCATCATCACGGATGTCCGCATGCCGGGCTACTCGGGCATGGAGGTGCTCGCCCGGCTGCGCCGCGAGGCGTGGACCACGCCCGTCATCCTCATCACGGCGTTTGGGGATGCGAACCTCCATCAGGAGGCCCGGCGGCTGGGCGCCACGTGCGTGTTGGACAAGCCCTTCGAGATGGACGCGCTCCGAGCGGTGGTGGAGGCCGCGCTGCCTGTCCCCAGCTGA
- a CDS encoding trypsin-like peptidase domain-containing protein, whose protein sequence is MATSSPSRRRAARALVLVPAFALGACNASTPSKAAPPHPAPESSTALQGAVTPAGARVEPAVYAAVPGTPGAMVSLAPLVESVKGAVVNVEVQSRARPAMGGGRMGLPPGLAERFGMQSPFGEMGGTPARQGLGSGFIIEPSGTVLTNNHVVEGADTVRVKLEDGRAFDAEVLGRDALTDVALLRLKGAPNDLPSVALGDSDVLRVGDPVMAIGNPFGLASSVSAGILSARARDIHAGPYDDFLQTDAAINPGNSGGPLFNMKGEVVGMNTAIIGGATGIGFAVPANLIRAELPQLKDTGIVRRGWLGLAVQDLTPELARALGLEAQKGAVVAGLNAGGPGARAGLREEDVITSVGEHAVDSAGALTRAVALLKPDSEVTVRVLRGGKPVEVQVALGTRPAQRGEEEVTPRDAPPPLSKRLGLQIGESAEGEGAQVMAVEPGSAAERGGLAPGMLLVQVGDRKIASAREAAEVLTRAKQGSALLLRVRMPGSDGVLLRAIEVPER, encoded by the coding sequence ATGGCTACCTCTTCTCCGTCTCGTCGCCGCGCGGCCCGTGCCCTGGTGCTGGTGCCCGCGTTCGCGCTGGGGGCCTGCAACGCCTCGACGCCCTCCAAGGCTGCGCCCCCGCATCCTGCGCCTGAGTCCTCCACCGCCCTGCAAGGCGCCGTGACGCCCGCGGGTGCACGCGTGGAGCCCGCCGTGTACGCGGCCGTGCCCGGAACACCCGGCGCCATGGTCTCGCTCGCCCCGCTGGTGGAGTCGGTGAAGGGCGCGGTCGTCAACGTCGAGGTGCAGTCCCGAGCCCGCCCCGCGATGGGAGGTGGACGCATGGGCTTGCCCCCCGGCCTGGCCGAGCGCTTCGGCATGCAGAGTCCCTTTGGCGAAATGGGCGGAACGCCCGCGCGCCAGGGGCTGGGCTCGGGCTTCATCATCGAGCCGTCCGGCACGGTCCTCACCAACAACCACGTGGTGGAGGGCGCCGACACGGTGCGCGTGAAGCTGGAGGACGGGCGCGCCTTCGACGCCGAGGTGCTCGGCCGCGACGCGCTCACGGACGTGGCCCTGCTCAGGCTCAAGGGCGCGCCGAATGACTTGCCCTCGGTGGCGCTGGGCGACTCGGACGTGCTGCGCGTGGGCGATCCGGTGATGGCCATCGGCAACCCGTTCGGCCTCGCGTCGAGCGTGAGCGCGGGCATCCTCTCCGCTCGGGCGCGCGACATCCACGCGGGCCCGTACGACGACTTCCTTCAGACGGACGCGGCCATCAACCCCGGCAACTCGGGCGGGCCGCTGTTCAACATGAAGGGCGAGGTGGTGGGCATGAACACGGCCATCATCGGAGGCGCCACGGGCATCGGGTTCGCGGTGCCCGCCAACCTCATCCGCGCCGAGCTTCCGCAGCTCAAGGACACCGGCATCGTGCGCCGGGGCTGGCTGGGGCTGGCGGTGCAGGACCTCACGCCGGAGCTGGCGCGCGCGCTGGGCCTGGAGGCGCAGAAGGGCGCCGTGGTGGCCGGACTCAACGCGGGTGGCCCTGGCGCGCGCGCGGGCCTGCGCGAGGAGGACGTCATCACCTCGGTGGGCGAGCACGCGGTGGACTCGGCGGGCGCGCTGACGCGGGCCGTGGCGCTGCTCAAGCCGGACAGCGAGGTGACGGTGCGCGTGCTGCGCGGAGGCAAGCCGGTGGAAGTCCAGGTGGCCCTGGGCACCCGGCCGGCCCAGCGCGGCGAAGAGGAAGTGACGCCGCGCGACGCGCCGCCGCCGCTCTCGAAGCGGCTGGGCCTCCAGATTGGCGAGTCCGCCGAGGGCGAGGGCGCGCAGGTCATGGCCGTGGAGCCCGGCAGCGCCGCGGAGCGCGGGGGGCTCGCGCCCGGGATGCTGCTGGTGCAGGTGGGCGACCGGAAGATTGCCAGCGCGCGCGAGGCGGCCGAGGTGCTGACGCGCGCCAAGCAGGGCTCCGCGCTCCTCTTGCGCGTGCGCATGCCGGGCTCGGACGGAGTCCTCCTGCGCGCCATCGAAGTGCCCGAGCGATAG
- a CDS encoding protein kinase has translation MPRCLTCGRRWEGSHAPCPPSASPLGVTRSDALLHLPEVPGYELEHVIARGGFGVLLAARRNPDLTDAQPRRVALKLARPGNALAEAQLEHEEKALRVLGPPTVPRLYEARTLVDGSRVLALEYVPLPTLADRLALVSGPVAPHEFVRRALSLLSAVDTVHAHGLVHCDLKPEHVFLDDPHQRVRLFDFGLVRRAVVTAAEEEGSVGDTSTFAGTAEYMAPEQCAGFTELDARTDVYALGVILYELLTGRPPFFGPASEVLQAHLSLRPPPPSEFAPVAPAVEEVVLRCLAKERSRRPADAAAVADALNEAFHRTGRPAEPSALRPLASGDARPAQARRSVAILFLTSRANPVALQKVLVSYGGHMAYSDGPHIAGVFDPDVGENPVRRAMRAAEGLAERGLAPAALVDVAAVTVQRRPTGSPRYLGTIFSREDRYPTGPDARGLLLSPAAAEAVPEVPCLPVPGRPTLLRPAPPGAAPRPDVTVLQLGSEVLLGRDAELDVLLESARAAVTDSAPTIVTVLADRGLGKSHLSATLALRLRVALPHARVYATRAREPVQGDPEGTLRTLLRCALNDFERDDTDTEEEGRAAIYERLGPRLGAELWPGVAATLGWYAPGGPELHSWAAAPGALRSLAMRATGELLAASARERPLCLLVDDAHFAEETALDALEYAGLAEARVPLWVCVLARPGFESSRPTWGTRAARQLVRPLPPLTPEHAQALCRTLLKPVENVPAQAVERIVERVQRVPLFLVELVRGLKRQGLVRQRAPGGSWYLVTDELDRVPELRLVEWLADRELGALPPALAAHARLCALLGTDFSPGTAEGVVRELERDGAAAQFPLDVGHATRRLLDSGLLVSHRLEGLSFRNELVREAVAAGLPAAERERIHHAAYRYYLSPAGAAERQRLPRLTQHAAAAGLREEAAALAIDLAESARGRHAFLDAEAMYTRALELLSPEDELRGLTALRGRGLMRYRIGRYEDSLADFAAAREKARRLGDTRVEVELLLDEAMALDWVNDYARSEARAQEAQELSATVQSPYVQARLLLALGRAQFRKGDWQDALMPLEAAADRARRLGDAGYETLVVALLLMAVILPNLNDIDGAGSVMDEVIAACTERGDRFHLGSAINNRRNLWVARRDLSNALKDQERFMQLGRELGVVGWEYFAEHNLGELLYQAGDVEAAAPHIARAITLERRHPEVAPRPWALLLQARAMAWTGRHARARELLTQVRTVLGDGRHGVSLSPSEEVLFVMVELCTREASAEDWRALRDRSAQASVEQEPLEVLEMMGLAAQRRGDRAEAVRVLEEALERAAHIPTLMESRIRRSLARVRDVSPAA, from the coding sequence GTGCCGCGCTGCCTCACATGCGGGCGGCGCTGGGAAGGCTCCCACGCGCCCTGCCCGCCGAGTGCATCCCCTCTTGGGGTCACGCGTTCCGACGCGCTTCTCCACCTTCCCGAAGTCCCTGGGTACGAGCTGGAGCACGTCATCGCGCGCGGCGGCTTTGGCGTGCTGCTCGCGGCGCGGCGCAACCCGGACCTGACGGACGCCCAGCCCCGCCGCGTGGCCCTGAAGCTGGCGCGCCCCGGCAACGCGCTGGCCGAGGCCCAGCTCGAGCACGAGGAGAAGGCGCTGCGGGTGCTCGGGCCGCCCACCGTGCCTCGCCTGTACGAGGCCCGCACCCTGGTGGACGGCTCGCGCGTGCTCGCGTTGGAGTACGTGCCCCTGCCCACCCTGGCGGACCGGCTGGCGCTCGTCTCCGGGCCGGTGGCGCCGCATGAGTTCGTCCGCCGCGCCCTGTCGCTGCTGTCGGCGGTGGACACGGTGCACGCGCACGGGCTGGTCCACTGCGACCTCAAGCCCGAGCACGTCTTCCTGGATGACCCGCACCAGCGCGTGCGCCTGTTCGACTTCGGCCTCGTGCGGCGCGCGGTGGTGACCGCCGCGGAGGAAGAGGGCTCGGTGGGTGACACGAGCACGTTCGCGGGCACCGCCGAGTACATGGCCCCCGAGCAGTGCGCGGGCTTCACGGAGCTGGACGCGCGCACGGACGTCTACGCGCTCGGCGTCATCCTCTACGAGCTGCTCACGGGCCGGCCGCCCTTCTTCGGTCCCGCGTCCGAGGTGCTTCAGGCGCACCTGTCCCTGCGCCCGCCACCGCCGTCCGAGTTCGCGCCGGTGGCGCCCGCGGTGGAAGAGGTCGTGCTGCGCTGTCTGGCCAAGGAGCGCTCCCGCCGCCCCGCCGACGCGGCCGCCGTCGCCGACGCGCTCAACGAGGCGTTCCATCGCACCGGCCGTCCCGCGGAGCCGTCCGCGCTCCGACCACTGGCCTCTGGCGATGCGCGTCCCGCGCAGGCGCGCCGCTCCGTGGCCATCCTCTTTCTCACCTCGCGGGCCAACCCCGTGGCGCTCCAGAAGGTGCTCGTCTCGTACGGCGGCCACATGGCCTACTCGGACGGGCCGCACATCGCCGGCGTGTTCGACCCCGACGTGGGCGAGAACCCCGTGCGCCGGGCCATGCGCGCGGCGGAAGGACTGGCTGAGCGCGGACTCGCTCCCGCGGCCCTGGTGGACGTGGCCGCCGTCACCGTGCAGCGCCGCCCCACGGGTTCGCCGCGCTACCTGGGCACCATCTTCTCGCGCGAGGACCGTTACCCCACGGGCCCGGATGCACGCGGGCTCCTGCTCTCCCCCGCCGCCGCCGAGGCCGTGCCCGAAGTTCCCTGCCTGCCAGTGCCCGGCCGCCCCACGCTGCTGCGCCCCGCGCCGCCCGGCGCCGCGCCCCGGCCGGATGTCACGGTCCTCCAGTTGGGCAGCGAGGTGCTGCTGGGCCGCGACGCGGAGCTGGACGTGCTGCTGGAGAGCGCCCGCGCCGCGGTGACGGACTCGGCGCCCACCATCGTCACCGTGCTGGCGGATCGCGGGCTGGGAAAGAGCCACCTGTCCGCCACGCTCGCCCTGCGCCTGCGCGTCGCCCTGCCCCACGCGCGCGTCTACGCCACGCGAGCGCGTGAGCCCGTGCAAGGCGACCCCGAGGGCACGCTGCGCACGCTGCTGCGCTGCGCGCTCAACGACTTCGAGCGCGACGACACGGACACGGAGGAAGAAGGACGCGCCGCCATCTACGAGCGGCTGGGGCCTCGGCTCGGCGCGGAGCTGTGGCCCGGCGTCGCGGCGACCCTGGGCTGGTACGCGCCCGGTGGCCCGGAGCTGCACAGCTGGGCGGCGGCCCCGGGTGCGCTGCGCTCGCTGGCCATGCGCGCCACCGGTGAGCTGCTGGCCGCCAGCGCGCGCGAGCGCCCGCTGTGTCTCTTGGTGGACGACGCGCACTTCGCGGAAGAGACCGCGCTCGATGCGCTCGAGTACGCGGGGCTGGCCGAGGCGCGCGTCCCGCTCTGGGTCTGCGTGTTGGCGCGACCGGGCTTCGAGAGCAGTCGCCCCACGTGGGGCACGCGCGCGGCCAGGCAGCTCGTGCGGCCCTTGCCACCGCTGACGCCCGAGCACGCGCAGGCGCTGTGTCGCACGCTGCTCAAGCCCGTGGAGAACGTGCCCGCGCAGGCGGTGGAGCGCATCGTCGAGCGCGTGCAGCGCGTGCCCCTGTTCCTGGTGGAGCTGGTGCGCGGCCTCAAGCGCCAGGGGCTGGTGCGCCAGCGCGCGCCGGGCGGCAGTTGGTATCTCGTCACGGATGAGCTGGACCGAGTGCCGGAGCTGCGGCTGGTGGAGTGGCTGGCGGACCGCGAGCTGGGTGCCCTTCCGCCCGCGCTCGCCGCGCACGCGCGCCTGTGTGCCTTGTTGGGCACGGACTTCTCCCCCGGCACCGCGGAGGGCGTGGTGCGCGAGCTGGAGCGCGACGGCGCCGCGGCCCAGTTCCCCTTGGACGTGGGCCATGCCACGCGGCGGCTCCTGGACTCGGGCCTGCTCGTGTCCCACCGACTGGAGGGACTGAGCTTCCGCAACGAGCTGGTCCGCGAGGCCGTGGCCGCGGGGCTGCCCGCCGCCGAGCGCGAGCGGATCCACCACGCCGCCTATCGCTACTACCTGAGCCCCGCTGGAGCCGCGGAGCGCCAGCGCCTCCCGCGCCTCACGCAGCACGCCGCCGCCGCTGGGCTGCGTGAAGAGGCCGCGGCACTCGCCATCGACCTGGCCGAGTCTGCCCGGGGCCGCCATGCCTTCCTCGACGCGGAGGCCATGTACACGCGCGCGCTGGAGCTGCTGTCCCCCGAGGACGAGCTGCGCGGCCTCACCGCCCTGCGCGGCCGAGGGCTCATGCGCTACCGCATCGGGCGGTACGAGGACTCCCTGGCGGACTTCGCCGCCGCGCGAGAGAAGGCGCGCCGCCTGGGCGATACGCGCGTGGAGGTGGAGCTGCTGTTGGACGAGGCCATGGCCCTCGACTGGGTGAATGACTACGCGCGCAGCGAGGCGCGGGCCCAGGAGGCGCAGGAGCTGTCCGCCACGGTGCAGTCGCCTTATGTGCAGGCGCGGTTGCTCCTCGCGCTCGGCCGCGCGCAGTTCCGCAAGGGAGATTGGCAGGACGCGCTCATGCCGCTGGAGGCCGCGGCGGATCGGGCTCGGCGATTGGGGGATGCGGGCTACGAGACGCTGGTGGTGGCGCTGCTCTTGATGGCCGTCATCCTCCCCAACCTCAACGACATCGACGGCGCGGGCAGCGTGATGGACGAGGTCATCGCCGCGTGCACGGAGCGCGGAGATCGCTTCCATCTGGGCTCGGCCATCAACAACCGCCGCAACCTCTGGGTGGCGCGCCGAGACCTCTCCAACGCGCTGAAGGACCAGGAGCGCTTCATGCAGTTGGGGCGCGAGCTGGGCGTGGTCGGCTGGGAGTACTTCGCCGAGCACAACCTGGGCGAGCTGCTCTACCAAGCGGGAGACGTGGAGGCCGCGGCGCCTCACATCGCGCGCGCCATCACGCTGGAGCGCCGTCACCCCGAGGTGGCGCCTCGCCCGTGGGCCCTGCTGCTGCAAGCGCGCGCCATGGCCTGGACGGGCCGCCACGCCCGCGCAAGAGAGCTGCTCACCCAGGTGCGCACCGTGCTGGGCGACGGCCGCCACGGCGTATCGCTGAGCCCCTCGGAGGAGGTCCTGTTCGTCATGGTGGAGCTGTGCACGCGCGAGGCGAGCGCCGAGGACTGGCGAGCCCTGCGCGACCGCTCCGCGCAAGCCTCCGTGGAGCAGGAACCACTGGAGGTGCTGGAGATGATGGGGCTGGCGGCCCAGCGCCGAGGCGACCGAGCCGAGGCCGTGCGCGTGCTGGAGGAAGCACTGGAGCGCGCGGCGCACATCCCCACGCTCATGGAGAGCCGCATCCGCCGCTCGCTCGCGCGAGTGCGGGACGTCAGCCCGGCCGCATGA